From Lytechinus variegatus isolate NC3 chromosome 16, Lvar_3.0, whole genome shotgun sequence, the proteins below share one genomic window:
- the LOC121430264 gene encoding uncharacterized protein LOC121430264 isoform X1: MDIGVDVNQNHEKFFDKTLAHHNASTSHPSSPRSLRNESPTDPKKTRTLEDFHDDSAFDEQADDQQDDDDDDDDGSSSTSSKEGFVKRRIERWERRLSQCDDNDVTQGQASLELRQRGQPAPVVIPPTFLHGSVSFRGNSQAESELSSIRLNVIQMKADFQMTELKLKFGKWQYDVNKGTNQTVRPQKTPQPNRPSDNTSLPDVPESMATRGRGDVIPSVAQHISLASFGNDGSRRGTSGHQLPVDQRILSSYRGQNPHITMSQSTPSLGPHGGQSKVSTTTKTNRTIVTTQSQPTNSCGLEEMALKLRNMNKPLEQEQSSPRRTLVAPLKSFTDNQHISDRLRGSSGIDPSGYQKEHRQDGRSGTSNMRTSHTVPSHGTVTQSGIPVRKTATEDYQHRSGRSEPSNMQMSNIPSHRTIIQSGVPVRMYKAAPDDYRRDDQILRNTQTSKMQTADTLHNPRTIVQSGIPMRTNNTLSDGYQRDHRQRLHTSDPSNMETFNTMPNPRSSATMGTNKAVPDGHYKDNQQRLNSSERLNKQTSKVIPSPRTVVQSSIPMRNNKAALDGYHVDHHQRSGRPQTSSMQMRNTIPSLGTTVQSGIPVRTYKGESDDYQMDQRHRTGRPEISIKPSSHNVPSSRTTVQQDFVANANRGNSHRHHLDQQQRYGRSEISNPQATHSSPNTRTIIPNELDPRAHQGSTYGYQRDYQHNFEISGTSAVQSTQSIQHQRTTRQDDNFTRTNLSEADNKIDREKLLNDLGDILLEELKQQEQIEEEMSSGGASDGSYYDYEDSWDMDTSESPVDTNDIGTQFDYADEGISQESISSLENEIQYLIEGSDETFRSSDNTFDVCTQVSVLTSPKANGTPTDACPREDKLQDKNQTSIKVVNTDENREETHSITQLTEEKDAMKGNQSSKESKEDIVPVLNHPDSYQEFTVDVNGVDALDKLVNECNGAVVERPERAPEPLSEVDEALTSSNTDLTEAVGESVPYVKASHDISQLDSSGSHHDGMLGKPTPIQNSDANEIVKDTEQTIESFPQADETSKGNNKVFDNIVVDKVVPGVGSARHNSELCAIVADHDDVFTAIAAHLDDAQEKLTYEKDISERTNNKELLIDSNIHISGNDIKSDHVDPSEQSVDATTQDQIPIESQAAAEKEVEEEILHLEISHDVQSNADCEQSEGVEILTQEIINSDLVELDANNDLPICSDPPSALHISEGNEYDHTDLLTERDQDQESYRLDDPTKTVVEEVVQSLKRPHDEKELNDVDRRIALKSLSEELYNVNNPKVSAEYEGNLTTSDGPISYDDKTTVEDHFCKTLTEDSNQQFDLSSLSSPVEEGNPDLPQTNIIAVCEDSCNGSNHVSYTRKEEETKPNENIGRVSLGSDNSISGNDFNPPQSNRFSFSTPVENKNEFSEEKSQPLQEPSGDHDSLIDEEKSDTDPKKRDQFSDDLKCQTNITVKETVGRESLSPRRSKIPVPKSTLTRSNSLPTRNRMNQDHVHTKGALNNGLVNEGSPRVDINTTSPTSFNSFSFVHKSSPRSASKTGKQQNSRIPIPTSNFKRMGSCPDRSRPKITGLNSVSLSNRSKVNTNIPVSKKNTSKTRSRDINVTEALAINEDARATASFTDVEQSPGEWKSGIHDSNDPSISSGDMPVDLAADDKQSLDNHSSETDDFIKRAKQILSRIPDSPTNTPVTQNAPFEVKSSDRGDKVQEPTEELPDTDHQPISSNEKDAEFLSLEAEADDDTASETLTLHSENDFDIKSPLHDEVLRIELSEIELIGFEYDSQKSPNSRIPIPQRPHKPDHIDALSEEGSVPDDEVVSDVSGRERSIARISPMPREDGGDVTPIPKMRKSFKSRIPLPSPIAIKPPPRTNRNRSYSETDGGNVSPHEEFDEVRQEESDESDETERDHQSEFEEGRNFRRTQSSREVRPRGSYWAFKNTPNLAVSDFERSQTLRPSRSRSTGRKSPAGTPRITPRGTPRSTPRSTPRDTPRSGTLKRQQPHSKSPPTFKSRECAFVPLPEWNRLREVLSSGEQSRQSTRPSSPSEFSYTSRRSSNEFPRMHSPRWETPITTPKPSRWRVDGRVPAHLKKKYSSMNDMGDSKDLYPSDQDLTEPNTVKEEFDSPWNMQFKTNIPSSQSLPRTDRNEAGMNRAHQQQERQFPDNIGGRGRSPCASETTEIPMSSTGDVSAIWTEDDTLQSSNFSLPAGAKKKSWKRRLSIRKKKSVDPSKEEEGKEPEENKREKKKRRNWLLRFLGIRK; this comes from the coding sequence GTTGAATGTGATTCAAATGAAAGCGGACTTTCAAAtgactgaactcaaattgaaaTTCGGCAAGTGGCAATACGACGTCAACAAGGGGACGAACCAAACTGTAAGGCCACAGAAGACTCCCCAACCTAACAGGCCAAGCGACAACACCTCTTTACCAGACGTACCCGAAAGCATGGCGACGAGGGGTCGAGGAGACGTCATCCCGAGTGTTGCACAACACATCAGCCTTGCATCATTTGGGAATGATGGTAGTAGGCGAGGTACATCAGGGCATCAACTGCCAGTGGACCAAAGGATATTGTCGTCTTACAGAGGACAGAACCCCCATATCACGATGAGCCAATCGACACCTTCATTGGGACCGCATGGAGGTCAAAGTAAAGTCTCGACTACCACAAAGACTAATCGGACAATAGTGACAACGCAAAGTCAACCAACAAATAGCTGTGGTTTGGAAGAGATGGCATTGAAACTCAGGAATATGAACAAACCATTAGAGCAAGAACAATCGTCACCGCGACGTACACTGGTGGCACCTTTGAAATCTTTCACAGATAATCAACATATTTCAGACAGATTgcgtggcagcagtgggattgACCCCAGTGGTTACCAGAAGGAACACAGGCAGGATGGAAGGTCTGGGACATCGAACATGCGAACATCTCATACTGTTCCCAGCCATGGAACAGTGACCCAAAGTGGCATTCCTGTCCGAAAAACGGCCACAGAAGACTATCAGCACAGGTCAGGGCGGTCTGAACCCTCGAACATGCAAATGTCTAATATTCCCAGTCACAGAACAATTATTCAAAGTGGCGTCCCAGTGAGAATGTATAAAGCCGCACCAGATGATTATCGAAGGGATGACCAGATTTTACGCAACACTcaaacatctaaaatgcaaactGCTGATACTCTGCATAACCCCAGAACAATTGTTCAAAGTGGCATCCCAATGAGAACAAATAACACTTTATCCGATGGTTACCAAAGGGATCACCGCCAAAGGTTGCATACTTCCGATCCCTCAAACATGGAAACGTTTAACACTATGCCCAACCCGAGAAGTAGCGCAACCATGGGAACCAATAAAGCTGTACCCGATGGTCATTATAAGGATAACCAGCAGAGGTTAAATAGTTCCGAGAGATTGAACAAACAAACATCCAAAGTTATTCCAAGCCCCAGAACCGTGGTTCAAagtagcatacccatgagaaACAATAAAGCTGCACTAGATGGTTATCACGTTGATCACCACCAAAGATCAGGGAGGCCTCAAACCTCGAGCATGCAAATGCGTAATACCATTCCCAGCCTCGGTACAACGGTCCAAAGTGGCATTCCGGTGAGAACTTATAAAGGTGAATCAGATGACTATCAGATGGATCAAAGGCATAGAACTGGGAGGCCTGAAATATCAATCAAACCTTCATCGCACAATGTTCCCAGTTCCAGGACAACCGTACAGCAAGATTTCGTGGCTAATGCAAACAGAGGAAATTCCCATCGACATCACTTGGACCAACAACAAAGGTATGGAAGGTCAGAAATCTCAAACCCACAGGCAACTCATAGCAGTCCCAACACCAGGACAATCATCCCAAATGAACTTGACCCGAGGGCTCATCAAGGCTCAACCTATGGCTATCAAAGAGATTACCAACATAACTTTGAGATATCTGGAACGTCAGCAGTACAATCGACTCAATCCATTCAACATCAAAGGACAACCAGGCAAGATGACAATTTTACAAGAACAAACCTAAGTGAAGCCGACAACAAAATTGATCGCGAGAAGTTACTCAATGACCTCGGTGATATACTTCTTGAAGAGTTAAAGCAACAAGAACAAATAGAAGAGGAGATGTCTTCAGGTGGCGCTTCCGATGGCTCGTATTATGACTATGAAGATTCGTGGGACATGGACACATCTGAATCCCCTGTAGACACCAATGATATTGGCACTCAGTTTGATTATGCCGATGAAGGAATTTCCCAGGAATCTATCAGTTCTTTGGAAAATGAGATTCAGTATTTAATTGAAGGAAGCGATGAAACCTTTCGATCTTCAGATAATACTTTTGATGTTTGCACACAGGTTTCTGTTTTGACATCTCCGAAAGCTAATGGAACCCCCACTGACGCCTGTCCTAGAGAGGATAAATTACAGGATAAGAATCAGACATCAATTAAGGTAGTAAACACTGATGAAAATCGAGAAGAAACCCACTCAATAACTCAACTTACCGAGGAAAAGGATGCAATGAAGGGCAATCAATCTAGCAAGGAATCCAAGGAAGATATAGTACCAGTTCTCAATCATCCTGACAGTTATCAGGAGTTTACTGTCGATGTAAATGGTGTTGACGCTTTGGATAAACTTGTCAATGAATGCAACGGAGCTGTTGTGGAACGACCTGAGCGAGCGCCAGAACCCTTATCCGAAGTGGATGAAGCGTTAACGAGTAGCAATACCGATTTAACTGAAGCAGTTGGGGAATCGGTACCCTACGTTAAAGCTTCCCATGATATCTCCCAGTTGGATTCTAGTGGTTCCCATCATGATGGCATGCTGGGAAAGCCAACACCAATTCAGAATAGTGACGCCAACGAAATTGTAAAAGATACAGAGCAAACGATAGAATCCTTTCCTCAAGCAGATGAAACATCAAAGGGCAACAATAAGGTCTTTGACAATATAGTTGTTGACAAGGTAGTACCAGGCGTTGGATCTGCACGTCATAATTCAGAGTTATGTGCCATTGTTGCTGACCACGATGATGTGTTTACTGCTATTGCCGCACATCTTGATGACGCACAAGAAAAACTGACATATGAAAAGGACATTTCCGAAAGGACGAATAATAAGGAACTTCTTATTGATAGTAACATTCACATCTCAGGCAATGATATCAAATCTGATCATGTGGATCCTTCAGAGCAATCAGTAGACGCAACTACCCAAGACCAAATACCCATAGAGAGCCAGGCAGCTGCTGAGAAAGAAGTGGAGGAAGAAATCTTACACCTGGAAATTTCTCATGACGTCCAAAGTAACGCCGATTGTGAACAAAGTGAAGGAGTGGAGATACTGACTCAAGAGATTATCAACAGTGACCTAGTTGAACTTGATGCAAACAATGATTTACCAATATGCAGTGATCCACCATCTGCTTTACATATATCGGAAGGTAATGAGTATGACCATACGGACCTGCTGACGGAACGGGATCAGGATCAAGAATCTTATAGACTGGATGACCCGACTAAAACTGTCGTTGAAGAAGTTGTGCAAAGTCTCAAGCGTCCGCATGATGAGAAAGAGCTTAATGATGTAGACCGTAGAATTGCCCTTAAATCGCTTTCAGAAGAGCTATACAATGTGAATAACCCGAAAGTTTCTGCAGAGTACGAAGGAAACCTGACAACATCCGATGGACCCATTTCTTATGACGACAAGACAACGGTTGAAGATCACTTCTGTAAGACTCTTACCGAGGACAGCAACCAgcaatttgatttgtcaagtcTCTCATCACCTGTTGAAGAAGGGAACCCCGACTTACCTCAAACTAACATAATAGCAGTGTGTGAAGACTCTTGTAATGGTTCTAATCATGTCTCATATacaagaaaagaagaggaaaccAAACCGAATGAAAATATTGGTAGGGTCTCTTTAGGTTCAGATAACTCAATTTCTGGAAATGATTTTAATCCTCCACAATCAAATCGCTTTTCCTTTTCAACGCCTGTCGAGAACAAGAATGAGTTCAGCGAGGAAAAGAGTCAGCCACTACAAGAGCCTTCTGGGGATCATGATTCTTTAATAGATGAAGAAAAATCTGATACTGATCCGAAGAAACGTGACCAATTTAGCGATGACCTGAAATGTCAAACAAATATCACAGTCAAAGAGACCGTGGGAAGGGAATCTTTGAGTCCGAGGAGATCCAAAATTCCAGTACCAAAATCAACACTTACTAGAAGCAACAGTTTGCCCACTCGAAACCGTATGAATCAAGATCATGTACACACGAAAGGCGCTTTAAACAATGGATTGGTCAATGAGGGGTCACCCCGTGTCGACATAAACACAACATCACCAACCTCTTTTAACTCTTTCTCTTTTGTACATAAAAGCAGCCCGAGGTCCGCTTCTAAAACAGGAAAACAGCAGAATAGCCGTATACCAATACCAACGTCGAATTTCAAGAGAATGGGAAGTTGTCCCGATCGTTCCAGGCCCAAGATTACAGGATTGAATTCAGTATCATTATCGAACAGGTCGAAAGTAAATACAAATATCCCAGTTTCTAAAAAGAACACAAGTAAGACACGTTCTAGAGACATTAATGTTACTGAAGCACTTGCTATTAATGAAGATGCAAGAGCTACCGCATCTTTCACGGATGTTGAGCAATCACCTGGGGAATGGAAATCAGGGATACATGACTCAAATGACCCGTCAATCTCTTCTGGTGACATGCCAGTTGATCTTGCTGCAGATGATAAACAGTCATTGGATAATCATTCATCAGAAACGGATGACTTCATCAAACGAGCGAAACAAATTTTGTCGAGAATACCAGATTCACCAACCAACACTCCAGTGACTCAAAATGCTCCGTTTGAAGTGAAATCATCAGATCGAGGGGACAAGGTACAGGAGCCAACAGAAGAACTTCCTGACACAGATCATCAGCCCATTTCATCAAATGAAAAGGACGCCGAATTCCTATCACTGGAGGCAGAGGCAGATGATGATACAGCAAGTGAAACTCTTACTCTTCACTcagaaaatgattttgatattaaaagCCCCTTGCACGACGAAGTTCTTAGAATCGAATTATCTGAAATCGAGCTTATTGGGTTTGAGTATGATAGCCAGAAATCTCCGAATTCTAGGATACCAATTCCGCAGAGGCCTCATAAGCCAGACCATATCGATGCTTTATCAGAGGAAGGAAGTGTACCCGATGACGAAGTTGTTAGTGATGTTTCTGGCAGAGAACGTTCGATAGCTAGGATCTCTCCTATGCCTAGGGAAGATGGAGGTGACGTAACACCAATACCAAAAATGCGAAAATCCTTCAAGTCGAGGATCCCACTCCCTTCTCCAATAGCAATCAAACCACCCCCGCGTACAAATAGAAATCGCTCATACTCTGAGACTGATGGAGGAAATGTCAGCCCTCATGAAGAATTTGATGAGGTACGTCAAGAAGAGTCTGATGAATCTGATGAAACTGAAAGGGATCATCAATCGGAATTCGAGGAGGGGCGGAATTTTAGAAGAACGCAATCATCTCGTGAAGTCAGACCTCGCGGTAGCTACTGGGCATTTAAAAACACCCCCAACCTTGCGGTATCAGATTTTGAACGTTCACAGACGCTAAGACCAAGCCGTTCAAGGAGTACTGGTAGGAAATCTCCAGCAGGTACTCCAAGAATAACACCAAGAGGTACGCCCAGGTCGACACCGAGGAGCACACCACGAGATACGCCTAGGAGCGGAACTCTGAAGAGGCAACAGCCTCATTCCAAATCACCACCGACCTTTAAATCTCGAGAATGTGCCTTTGTGCCACTTCCTGAATGGAATCGCCTGAGAGAAGTTCTTTCTTCAGGTGAACAATCCAGGCAGAGCACCCGTCCTTCAAGTCCTTCGGAGTTCAGCTACACCAGCAGAAGGTCCTCCAACGAATTCCCAAGAATGCACTCTCCGAGATGGGAAACCCCTATAACAACTCCGAAACCGAGCCGTTGGAGAGTCGACGGTCGTGTCCCAGCACATCTAAAGAAGAAATACTCATCCATGAACGACATGGGTGATTCCAAGGACCTCTATCCATCAGATCAAGACTTGACTGAACCCAATACAGTCAAAGAGGAATTCGACTCTCCTTGGAACATGCAGTTCAAAACCAATATACCCTCATCGCAATCTTTACCTCGTACTGATAGAAATGAGGCTGGCATGAATAGAGCTCATCAACAGCAAGAAAGGCAATTCCCGGACAATATTGGAGGTAGAGGGCGCTCACCTTGTGCTTCCGAGACGACGGAGATACCCATGTCCTCTACAGGAGACGTCTCTGCGATCTGGACTGAAGACGATACCCTGCAGAGCTCCAACTTTAGTCTTCCGGCAGGAGCTAAGAAGAAATCATGGAAGCGACGTTTATCAATCAGGAAAAAGAAATCAGTAGACCCttcaaaagaagaagaaggtaaAGAACCGGAAGAGAACAAGcgggaaaagaaaaagaggagaaattGGTTGCTTAGGTTCCTTGGAATCCGGAAATAG